A DNA window from Acetobacter aceti NBRC 14818 contains the following coding sequences:
- a CDS encoding ribbon-helix-helix protein, protein MTERRTLPGFASRPADPERWVKAPDKPAAANHFTARLTIDVTPALRARIKVAAFQRGMTVADMLRALLAREFPDNPGDVP, encoded by the coding sequence ATGACAGAGCGTCGCACGCTACCCGGCTTCGCGTCGCGCCCCGCCGACCCGGAACGCTGGGTCAAGGCGCCGGACAAGCCTGCGGCTGCCAACCACTTCACCGCCCGGCTGACCATCGACGTCACGCCGGCGCTGCGCGCCCGCATCAAGGTCGCGGCGTTCCAGCGCGGCATGACCGTCGCCGACATGCTGCGCGCGCTGCTCGCCCGTGAGTTCCCTGACAATCCCGGAGACGTGCCATGA
- the parA gene encoding ParA family partition ATPase gives MIVALLNQKGGVGKTTLALHLAGQWAREGRRVTVIDADPQGSALDWSAQRAREGLPRLFGVIGLARDTLHHEAPELAQGVDHVVIDGPPRVAALLRSALLAADLVLIPVQPSPFDGWASAEMLRLLAEARLFRPGLLARFVLNRCAARTVIARETRLALVGHEPAALAARIGQRVAFADMARTGRLVCDLRPQGIAAREIAALTAEIGGLVS, from the coding sequence ATGATCGTGGCCCTCCTCAACCAGAAGGGCGGCGTCGGCAAGACGACGCTGGCGCTGCATCTCGCGGGCCAATGGGCTCGGGAAGGCCGGCGCGTGACGGTCATCGATGCCGACCCGCAGGGCTCGGCGCTGGACTGGTCGGCGCAGCGCGCACGGGAGGGACTGCCCCGCCTGTTCGGCGTGATCGGCCTGGCGCGCGACACGCTGCATCACGAGGCGCCGGAACTGGCTCAGGGGGTGGATCACGTCGTCATCGACGGTCCGCCTCGGGTGGCGGCGCTGCTGCGCTCCGCCCTGCTGGCGGCCGATCTGGTGCTGATCCCGGTGCAGCCTTCGCCGTTCGACGGCTGGGCCTCGGCCGAAATGCTGCGGCTGCTGGCGGAAGCGCGGCTCTTCCGTCCCGGTCTGCTGGCCCGTTTCGTGCTGAACCGCTGCGCCGCGCGCACGGTGATCGCCCGCGAAACCCGGCTGGCGCTGGTGGGGCATGAGCCGGCGGCGCTGGCAGCGCGGATCGGCCAGCGGGTCGCGTTCGCCGACATGGCGCGCACCGGCCGCTTGGTCTGCGACTTGCGCCCGCAGGGGATTGCCGCCCGCGAAATCGCCGCACTGACAGCCGAGATTGGGGGGCTGGTGTCATGA
- a CDS encoding site-specific DNA-methyltransferase, whose product MPWHGPYDMILVDPPYGDTSLAWDRRIADWPGKALAALKPSGSLWVFGSLRSFLASNAAFRNAGWKYAQELVWEKQNGSSFHADRFRRVHELIVQFYRDDTPWRAVYNVVPTTSDARARTVRRKHRPPHMGRIDAGRYVSEDGGPRLMRSVIPVRNTHGRAIHPTEKPVALLEILIRTSCPPGGLVGDWFAGSGAAGVACRLAGRRYVGCEIDPVMAQKARDRIASVLPLGEGISP is encoded by the coding sequence ATGCCCTGGCACGGCCCCTACGACATGATCCTGGTCGATCCCCCCTATGGCGATACGTCGCTCGCATGGGACCGGCGCATAGCGGATTGGCCCGGCAAGGCGCTCGCTGCCCTGAAACCCAGCGGCTCGCTCTGGGTTTTCGGCTCCCTGCGGAGTTTCCTTGCATCCAACGCGGCATTTCGGAATGCGGGCTGGAAATATGCCCAGGAACTGGTCTGGGAGAAGCAGAACGGTTCCAGCTTCCATGCCGATCGGTTCCGGCGCGTGCATGAACTGATCGTCCAGTTCTATCGCGACGATACGCCCTGGCGCGCCGTCTACAACGTGGTTCCGACCACGTCCGACGCACGGGCACGCACGGTACGACGGAAACACCGGCCGCCCCACATGGGTCGGATCGATGCCGGTCGTTACGTCAGCGAGGACGGTGGCCCGCGCCTGATGCGCTCCGTGATTCCGGTCCGTAATACGCATGGCCGGGCCATCCACCCGACCGAGAAGCCGGTGGCGTTGCTGGAGATCCTGATCCGCACGAGCTGCCCACCGGGTGGCCTGGTGGGCGACTGGTTCGCCGGCTCGGGGGCTGCTGGCGTCGCCTGTCGGCTCGCCGGTCGGCGCTATGTCGGCTGCGAGATCGATCCTGTCATGGCGCAGAAAGCGCGCGACCGTATCGCGTCCGTGCTGCCGCTCGGCGAGGGAATATCGCCATGA